A window of Nitratireductor kimnyeongensis genomic DNA:
TCCGCAAAACATGATTTCCTACGAACGCATCGCCGAAGCGCGTATCTCCTACGGGGGCCGCGGTCGGATCAGCGAGGTACAGCAGCCACCCTACGGCCAGCAATTCCTCGATCAAGTGCTTCCATTCTAACCTCGGCGACGGAGCCTGAAGACGCATGGCGCTGCTTGAACAGCAACCTACCGAGAAAAAGGGACCGTCCCTCGTTGTCCAATTGGCGATGCTTTTGGTCATGTCGGCCCTTGCCGCCGGAACTGCTTGGTTTGCTGGCAGCTACTTGCAAAGCAGATCGGGCAGCGTCGAGGAACCCGCTGCAACGGCAGAGGAAAGCGTTGCCTCCGACCACGCTAATGACGAGGATGGCGCTGGCAAATCCCAGCCCGGCATCTTCATGATGGAACCCATCACCACCAACCTGGCTGAACCAAGTGAAGTCTGGGTGCGTGCAGAACTTTCTCTCGTGTTCGATGGCGAACCCGATCCGGTGATGGCCGCCGCCATTCATCAGGATCTCTTTGCCTATCTGCGGACGGTGAAGCTGCGCCAGGTGGAAACCGCCAGTGGCCTCCAGCATTTGCGCTCCGATCTTGCAGAACGCGCCAGCATTCGCAGCGAGGGTGCGGTCAAGCAAATCCTCTTCAGGGCCCTGTTGTTCGAATGAGACGTCTCGCTCTTCTGACCGCCGCTTCTCTTGTACCAACTGTTGCGGCGGCGCAATCCATCGATCTTGGTGCACTGACAGGCGCCGACGGCTCCACCATCGGCACGATCATTCAACTTTTCGGCCTTTTGACGATTTTGTCCGTTGCGCCGGGAATCCTGATCATGGTCACAAGCTTCACCCGCTTCGTGATCGCCTTTTCCATCCTACGCGCCGGCATGGGGTTGCCCACCACACCTGCGAACCTGATCCTGATCAGCCTATCCTTGTTCATGACCTTCTATGTCATGGCTCCAACCTTCGACAGAGCCTGGGCGGAAGGCATGCGTCCGCTCATGAACAACGAGATCAGCGAAGAAGTTGCGGTCCAGCGTATCGCCGAACCCTTCCGCGGCTTCATGGTCAACAATGTTCGCGAGAAAGATTTCGCGCTCTTCGCCGATCTGGCCGCGGAACGCGGCAATATAGACATCGACGTAACCGTAGAAACTGCAGATTTGCGGGTTCTTGTGCCCGCTTTCATGATCTCAGAGATACGTCGCGGTTTCGAGATCGGTTTTCTCATCGTGCTGCCCTTCCTCGTTATCGATCTGATCGTGGCGACCATCACCATGTCCATGGGCATGATGATGTTGCCACCGACGGTCGTCTCCCTGCCGTTCAAGATATTGTTCTTCGTCCTGATCGACGGCTGGAACCTGCTCGTCGGCAGCCTCGTCCGCTCTTTCGTTTAAAGGGCTTCGCGGCCCTACAATTCGTTTCTTCAGAAAAAACGCCACCCGACGAAATTCAGCCCGTCCATTATCCTTTTGGTAGGACTTTCCCGCGATAAATGCCTTCAAGCATGGCGGACAGATCTTACAACGGGATCAAGGGCATGAAGCCGCTCCGTCATACCGGTGAGCCCGGTATGTCCCTCGTTTGTTTTGTATTTCAGGGGCGTTTATCCCATGGCAAGTCTTATGACCAACGCGTCGGCAATGACGGCGCTGCAGACCCTCAACACCATCTCCAAAAACATGGCGACCACCCAGTCCCGCATCTCGACGGGCCTGCGCGTGAGCGAAGCTTCCGACAACGCTGCTTACTGGTCCATCGCGACTTCGATGAAGTCCGACAACAAGGCCCTTTCCAGCGTTCAGGATGCTCTGGGTCTCGGTGCCGGTAAAGTCGACACGGCCTACACGGGTATCAACGAAGTCATCGACACCGTCGACAAGATCAAGCAGAAGCTTGTCACGGCACGCGGTGCTTCGCAGGAAGACCAGCAGAAGATCCAGGGCGAAATCAACGCCCTCCAGGATCACATCACGTCGGTCGTCGGCAACTCCAACTACGCCGGCTCCAACATCATCCAGGACAACACCGATGTGAACATCGTAGCGTCCTACAACCGCAGCGGCGCGACCGTCACCATTGACGAAATCACGCTGACGGGTGCCAACGTTCTGGTGCTCGACGCGGCTGGCACGG
This region includes:
- a CDS encoding flagellar basal body-associated FliL family protein, translated to MALLEQQPTEKKGPSLVVQLAMLLVMSALAAGTAWFAGSYLQSRSGSVEEPAATAEESVASDHANDEDGAGKSQPGIFMMEPITTNLAEPSEVWVRAELSLVFDGEPDPVMAAAIHQDLFAYLRTVKLRQVETASGLQHLRSDLAERASIRSEGAVKQILFRALLFE
- the fliP gene encoding flagellar type III secretion system pore protein FliP (The bacterial flagellar biogenesis protein FliP forms a type III secretion system (T3SS)-type pore required for flagellar assembly.); its protein translation is MRRLALLTAASLVPTVAAAQSIDLGALTGADGSTIGTIIQLFGLLTILSVAPGILIMVTSFTRFVIAFSILRAGMGLPTTPANLILISLSLFMTFYVMAPTFDRAWAEGMRPLMNNEISEEVAVQRIAEPFRGFMVNNVREKDFALFADLAAERGNIDIDVTVETADLRVLVPAFMISEIRRGFEIGFLIVLPFLVIDLIVATITMSMGMMMLPPTVVSLPFKILFFVLIDGWNLLVGSLVRSFV
- a CDS encoding flagellin; amino-acid sequence: MASLMTNASAMTALQTLNTISKNMATTQSRISTGLRVSEASDNAAYWSIATSMKSDNKALSSVQDALGLGAGKVDTAYTGINEVIDTVDKIKQKLVTARGASQEDQQKIQGEINALQDHITSVVGNSNYAGSNIIQDNTDVNIVASYNRSGATVTIDEITLTGANVLVLDAAGTAGSAASVVAAALFDASGSQVADGAIDTALGTVETALASLADQAAELGAAKSRVDLQKDFVGKLSDAIERGVGQLVDADMNEESARLSALQVQQQLGIQALSIANSNSQNILSLFR